From the genome of Candidatus Saccharimonadales bacterium, one region includes:
- a CDS encoding ABC transporter permease, with protein MKISNIISRRNRILLRELVVTDFKLRYQGSVLGYLWSLLKPLLLFAILYVVFVKFLKFGGDVEHYPVYLLLGVVMWSFFIEATSQGMQAIVGRGDLIRKINFPKYIIVISGTISALINLLLNLVVVFIFVAINGVDLHLSVLWLPLNILELYVFSLAIAFLLGAMFVKYRDISHIWEVFLQGAFYATPILYPISMVITQSEVAAKLLMLNPVAQIIQDARFNLITHQSITTDSLIGNVWIAAIPYIIVLLAIVFASWYFKKTQKYFAENV; from the coding sequence ATGAAAATCTCGAATATAATTTCCCGTCGAAACCGTATTTTATTACGCGAACTCGTTGTGACAGATTTTAAATTGCGATACCAGGGATCGGTACTCGGTTACCTTTGGTCGCTGCTTAAGCCGTTGCTCCTTTTTGCAATCCTGTATGTTGTATTTGTGAAGTTTTTAAAGTTCGGTGGGGACGTCGAACATTATCCCGTGTACTTGCTTTTGGGTGTCGTAATGTGGAGTTTCTTTATCGAGGCGACCAGTCAAGGCATGCAGGCTATCGTAGGGCGAGGGGATCTTATTCGCAAAATCAATTTTCCAAAGTACATCATCGTTATATCAGGTACGATTTCTGCGCTTATCAATCTTCTTCTCAACCTTGTCGTCGTCTTTATCTTTGTGGCTATAAATGGTGTCGATCTCCATCTGTCTGTTTTATGGCTGCCGCTTAATATTCTCGAACTCTATGTATTCTCCCTGGCGATTGCCTTCCTCCTTGGCGCGATGTTCGTAAAGTATCGTGACATCAGCCATATATGGGAAGTATTTTTGCAAGGTGCGTTTTATGCAACGCCGATCCTTTATCCTATCAGTATGGTCATCACTCAAAGTGAGGTTGCGGCAAAGTTACTCATGCTTAATCCGGTCGCCCAAATCATCCAGGATGCAAGGTTTAATCTTATTACGCATCAATCGATTACAACAGATAGTCTGATCGGCAATGTTTGGATCGCCGCCATACCTTACATTATCGTGCTGCTGGCAATCGTATTTGCAAGCTGGTACTTCAAGAAAACTCAGAAATACTTTGCGGAGAATGTGTAA
- a CDS encoding WbqC family protein: MKKIAIMQPYFFPYLGYISLLKHTDEFILFDTVQFIRHGWIERNRILKQGEGWLYIKAPIVKEARDTLIKDVLINNKEDWKAKIRAQLQPYKKIAPYYRDVISMIEELFENDYDTIVELNKASLEAICDYLGINHDIKVFSKMDLSIEPANAPDEWALNICKALGDIDEYWNPPGGQEFFDRKKYDDAGIKLVFHKSLLSAYDQKREPFEPGLSILDVLMFNSPEKVNKMLDVYELL, translated from the coding sequence ATGAAAAAAATAGCTATAATGCAGCCATACTTTTTCCCCTACCTGGGATATATAAGTCTGCTGAAACACACTGATGAGTTCATTCTTTTTGATACGGTGCAATTCATTCGTCATGGATGGATCGAACGGAACCGTATCTTGAAACAGGGAGAGGGGTGGCTTTATATCAAGGCACCTATTGTAAAAGAAGCGCGCGACACACTGATCAAAGATGTGCTCATAAATAATAAAGAAGATTGGAAAGCGAAAATACGTGCTCAGTTGCAGCCCTATAAAAAAATAGCACCCTACTATAGAGATGTAATCAGTATGATTGAGGAGCTATTTGAGAATGATTACGATACGATTGTGGAACTAAACAAAGCCTCCCTTGAAGCCATTTGTGATTATTTAGGAATCAATCACGATATAAAAGTATTTTCAAAAATGGATTTGTCCATTGAGCCTGCCAACGCTCCTGACGAATGGGCTCTAAATATTTGCAAGGCGCTTGGCGATATTGATGAATATTGGAATCCGCCTGGTGGACAGGAATTTTTTGATCGCAAAAAATACGATGATGCGGGTATTAAGCTTGTATTCCATAAGTCTCTGCTTAGTGCATACGATCAAAAGCGTGAACCATTTGAGCCTGGACTCTCGATTTTGGACGTTTTGATGTTCAATTCCCCCGAAAAAGTAAATAAAATGCTTGATGTATATGAACTCCTCTAG
- a CDS encoding glycosyltransferase produces the protein MKPTVSIVCITFNQQKYIRQTLDSFLMQKTDFSIEVLIHDDASTDGTTEILKEYAAKHPRIIKPVYEAENQYSSGDYDFINDLFRSAKGKYIAFCEGDDFWTDELKLQKQVDFLEKHKEYTLCFHPVRVFFEKHEEPDSVFPDVNDSKVFTLEALLRRNFIQSNSVMYRRKSYKGIPSRIIPSDWYMHLYHAQDGKIGYINDVMSAYRRQSGGVWWETFKNVDLIWKKYGIQHLDLYVELLKLFGDKKKYADTLYDHIDTILVAFKNTDAKYNTRLLATALAKFPDTMSEAMKRVLTRYDDTKSRKDYLMSEVESLGRSLEQERQTVYHRDLELATIKDSKLWKLRNALKRRL, from the coding sequence ATGAAGCCAACAGTCAGTATTGTATGTATTACCTTTAACCAGCAAAAATACATACGGCAAACACTTGACAGTTTCTTGATGCAAAAGACTGACTTTTCTATAGAGGTGCTCATTCATGATGACGCTTCAACTGACGGCACAACTGAGATACTAAAAGAGTATGCCGCAAAGCATCCGCGTATTATAAAACCAGTATACGAAGCCGAAAATCAATATTCCAGCGGCGATTACGATTTTATTAACGACCTTTTCCGCAGCGCTAAAGGAAAGTATATCGCGTTTTGTGAAGGTGATGATTTTTGGACCGATGAGTTGAAGTTGCAAAAACAAGTGGATTTCTTAGAAAAACATAAAGAGTACACTTTATGTTTTCATCCAGTCAGAGTGTTTTTTGAAAAACATGAGGAGCCGGACAGTGTCTTTCCTGATGTCAACGACTCTAAAGTATTCACGTTGGAAGCTCTACTGCGCAGGAATTTCATCCAATCAAATTCAGTCATGTACCGGCGTAAGAGCTACAAAGGCATTCCTTCTCGAATTATTCCCAGCGATTGGTATATGCATCTTTACCATGCACAGGATGGTAAAATCGGATACATAAACGATGTGATGTCAGCCTATCGTCGTCAGTCTGGCGGCGTCTGGTGGGAGACATTTAAAAACGTCGACCTTATCTGGAAAAAGTACGGAATCCAGCATCTTGATTTGTACGTTGAATTACTCAAACTATTCGGTGATAAGAAAAAGTATGCCGATACTCTGTACGATCACATTGATACGATCTTAGTAGCCTTTAAAAATACAGACGCTAAATATAACACAAGGCTGCTTGCAACCGCGCTTGCAAAATTTCCAGATACCATGAGCGAAGCAATGAAAAGGGTATTGACGCGCTATGATGATACAAAAAGTAGGAAGGACTACCTTATGAGTGAAGTTGAATCACTAGGGCGGTCACTTGAACAAGAGAGACAAACTGTATATCACCGCGACTTGGAGCTTGCCACTATCAAAGATTCTAAATTATGGAAGTTGAGAAACGCTTTGAAGCGTAGGCTGTAA
- a CDS encoding GNAT family N-acetyltransferase, producing the protein MNVTIRPLKEEDARTSVKWRNMPELWTYTTFKADHEITIEDELKWIRAVIKDPTSARFAIMADDDYVGNIYLTGLTKETGEYHIFIGNKAYWGKGIARKASELIIDYGREKLGLKTIILGVKPANVAAFHLYESLGFIKTGEEEGFTRMKLSLAG; encoded by the coding sequence ATGAACGTAACGATCAGGCCTTTAAAAGAAGAAGACGCTCGTACGTCGGTCAAATGGCGCAATATGCCGGAACTCTGGACGTACACGACATTTAAAGCTGACCACGAGATTACTATCGAAGACGAGCTGAAATGGATACGTGCGGTCATAAAAGATCCTACTAGCGCGCGTTTTGCGATTATGGCAGACGATGACTATGTTGGTAATATTTACCTTACAGGGCTTACAAAAGAGACGGGCGAGTATCATATATTTATCGGTAATAAAGCGTATTGGGGCAAAGGTATTGCGCGTAAAGCATCGGAGTTGATAATAGACTATGGCCGCGAAAAGCTAGGCCTGAAAACGATTATTCTAGGCGTTAAACCCGCCAACGTGGCGGCCTTCCACTTATATGAAAGCCTTGGCTTTATAAAAACGGGTGAGGAAGAAGGCTTCACGCGGATGAAGCTTAGCCTCGCTGGATAA
- a CDS encoding glycosyltransferase family 2 protein encodes MAATNTPLVSIIILNWNRINDTLACLESVRKQTYKNYEIIVVDNGSVDDSKKILKDIRDIVLVDNPKNRGFTGGHIDGLKHAKGEFIFVLNNDAVVDKEYVKNAITVLQKDKKIAIVGGRSYRWNDDMPMSEENPFYAFQTINRFTMEGIFATSDLGFEHEVNWVSGSAMVIRKSALKKSGYFYDPMFAYYEESDLFARIQACGYSIVYSPNLKIWHKDGASSSSLFQLTSLFKNRFVFAARNLSGKDFAHFLKAYITLAARGSYHHIAKRSKTPDDIVFNQALASAFTHTMRTWPKWVLSRREVKKQNESGHNLSHHLKIEQTAISFIVSIDSSWKDLSKLKKYIETTAYHHFNSEFILVVPASDRVRVEKFRESLSCKSIVKLAIDKKQATTSPLNIGWLSASKQYVWFIDKTHLPSSSVITDAALHVPDSHLALYIEASMARKHQPVSMSRIACISRSLLALHGGVKDNDIQESLATIYQLAANLDDVKVYRQPIATISKTYSLTAARLATLKETLHGYKDEGKKKTRYAKLLERYYRLYQLNNFLIWFFLFDYSPRHKAARIYNSLASVISLNRKRLALELKHMSNEVVKSRHSGFDKEKREEEITQKIDIALEKNNWRQTPVFIICRDRVSELKQLTAWLKAHKMHNVILVDNDSAYPPLMEFLENTPYQVIRTGKNIGHTVMWHEGIAKTLFPGQFYIVSDPDVVPDEKCPSDAIAYFYTLHKKYIDYQKVGFGLQIDDLPNHYKLKSYVTEWEEQFWKNELEPNVYEAGIDTTFALYKPYTDYYTLHPSIRTGRPYTAKHLAWYVNSSLIDPEEAFYRMRASQDITSWNTDEILERYKEELKK; translated from the coding sequence ATGGCCGCAACCAATACACCTCTTGTCAGCATCATTATTCTCAACTGGAATCGTATCAACGACACGCTCGCCTGCCTTGAGTCGGTCCGAAAGCAGACATATAAAAACTACGAGATCATCGTTGTCGACAATGGCTCTGTGGATGATTCAAAAAAAATCCTCAAAGATATCAGGGATATCGTGCTCGTTGATAACCCAAAAAACCGAGGCTTTACGGGCGGTCATATCGACGGACTAAAACACGCCAAGGGTGAGTTTATCTTCGTACTCAATAACGATGCCGTCGTCGACAAAGAGTACGTCAAGAACGCCATAACCGTTCTTCAAAAAGACAAGAAGATCGCCATCGTAGGCGGTCGCTCCTACCGTTGGAACGATGATATGCCGATGAGCGAAGAGAATCCTTTTTATGCGTTTCAAACAATCAATCGTTTCACTATGGAGGGCATTTTTGCCACTTCCGATTTAGGGTTCGAGCACGAAGTAAACTGGGTATCCGGCTCAGCGATGGTCATCCGTAAAAGCGCGCTCAAGAAAAGTGGCTACTTCTACGATCCTATGTTTGCCTACTATGAAGAGAGTGATCTCTTTGCCCGTATTCAGGCTTGCGGCTATTCAATTGTTTATAGCCCAAACCTAAAGATATGGCATAAGGATGGCGCCAGTTCTTCAAGCCTTTTTCAGCTTACGTCATTATTTAAAAACCGCTTCGTCTTTGCCGCCCGCAACCTCAGCGGAAAAGACTTTGCTCACTTTTTAAAAGCGTACATAACTCTTGCGGCACGCGGCAGCTATCACCACATAGCCAAGCGCTCCAAAACACCCGATGATATCGTCTTCAATCAAGCACTCGCCAGCGCTTTTACCCATACGATGCGAACATGGCCTAAATGGGTTCTGAGTCGACGGGAAGTAAAAAAGCAAAATGAAAGCGGCCATAATCTCAGCCACCATCTTAAAATAGAGCAAACTGCAATTTCTTTTATCGTATCGATCGATAGCTCGTGGAAAGATCTATCTAAACTCAAAAAATATATCGAGACAACGGCTTATCATCATTTCAATTCGGAGTTTATTCTTGTCGTTCCAGCAAGTGATCGTGTACGTGTTGAAAAGTTCCGCGAATCGCTTTCCTGCAAGAGCATCGTTAAGCTGGCTATCGACAAAAAACAGGCTACAACCAGCCCGCTTAATATAGGATGGTTAAGCGCCTCTAAACAGTACGTTTGGTTTATCGATAAAACGCACTTGCCTTCTTCGTCTGTTATTACCGATGCCGCTCTGCACGTTCCAGATAGTCATTTGGCACTTTACATAGAAGCATCCATGGCGCGCAAGCACCAGCCCGTGAGTATGTCGCGCATCGCCTGTATTTCTCGTTCACTTCTCGCACTTCACGGAGGAGTTAAAGATAATGACATACAGGAGAGCCTTGCTACCATCTATCAATTGGCTGCTAATCTCGATGATGTAAAAGTATACCGACAACCGATTGCCACCATATCGAAGACATATTCACTTACTGCTGCTCGGTTAGCGACATTAAAAGAAACGCTCCATGGCTATAAAGACGAAGGTAAGAAGAAGACCCGCTATGCCAAACTTTTAGAGCGCTACTACCGTCTTTATCAGCTTAATAACTTCCTCATTTGGTTTTTCCTCTTCGATTATTCTCCACGCCACAAGGCAGCGCGTATCTATAACAGCCTCGCTTCGGTTATTAGCCTCAACCGCAAGCGACTCGCGCTCGAACTGAAGCATATGTCGAACGAGGTGGTAAAAAGCCGCCACAGTGGGTTTGACAAAGAAAAACGAGAAGAGGAAATCACTCAGAAAATTGATATCGCACTTGAAAAAAACAATTGGCGACAAACTCCGGTGTTTATCATTTGCCGCGATCGCGTCAGCGAGCTCAAGCAGCTCACCGCATGGCTTAAAGCTCACAAAATGCACAACGTCATACTGGTAGATAACGACTCTGCCTATCCTCCTCTCATGGAATTTCTTGAAAATACCCCCTATCAGGTTATTCGTACGGGGAAAAACATCGGACATACCGTTATGTGGCACGAAGGAATTGCAAAGACGCTTTTTCCGGGCCAATTTTACATTGTTTCCGACCCTGATGTCGTTCCGGACGAAAAATGCCCAAGCGACGCTATCGCCTATTTCTACACGCTCCACAAAAAATACATTGACTACCAAAAAGTTGGATTCGGACTTCAAATCGATGACCTTCCCAACCATTACAAACTAAAAAGTTATGTTACGGAATGGGAAGAGCAGTTTTGGAAAAACGAACTTGAACCAAATGTATACGAAGCCGGTATCGACACGACCTTCGCGCTCTATAAACCATACACAGATTATTACACACTCCATCCGAGCATTCGCACAGGACGGCCCTATACCGCCAAACACCTTGCCTGGTACGTAAACAGCTCGCTTATCGACCCTGAAGAGGCCTTTTACCGCATGCGCGCCAGCCAGGACATTACCTCTTGGAATACAGATGAGATTCTTGAACGCTATAAAGAGGAACTTAAAAAATAA
- a CDS encoding glycosyltransferase, whose translation MKFRFLRKTIRDDFVVIDSQFPQEIPMGFRNTEINEYFKRLKNVNSYAMHPMKPDDKAWFSHGYGVDKKAYETNKNGYLKLFPQNKDRVRYLDKNMNYRFKLAYSFFLAETYTLLPFYEKNRIPFVFILYPGGAFGLDNSSSDAMLQKLCGSPYFRGVIVSQKITKNYLVKKKLCNAKDIGYVYGGFVQFNPKDVRPKRYYKKDKKTFDICFVAAKYTDKGVDKGYDAFIAAAKIIAKQTKDVRFHIIGNFDKNDIDISELGSRIVFYGYQKADFFPEFYASMDVMVSPNRPFKLYEGNFDGFPLGVDAGYCGTAMFVSDELGMNKHFTDGKDIVIIKVSPKRIANKIMKYYNDTDTLYELSKRGQAASHKFFSIEKQISGRLKFFKAVYKREYARELE comes from the coding sequence ATGAAATTTAGGTTCCTGCGAAAAACCATTCGCGACGACTTTGTTGTTATCGACTCGCAATTTCCCCAAGAAATCCCTATGGGGTTTCGCAATACGGAAATTAACGAGTATTTCAAGCGATTAAAAAATGTAAACTCGTATGCGATGCATCCCATGAAACCAGATGATAAAGCATGGTTTTCGCATGGATATGGCGTTGATAAAAAAGCATACGAGACTAACAAAAATGGGTATTTGAAATTATTTCCTCAAAACAAAGATCGCGTTCGGTATCTTGATAAAAACATGAACTATCGTTTTAAGCTGGCGTATTCTTTTTTCTTGGCAGAAACGTATACGCTATTGCCTTTTTACGAGAAAAATCGGATTCCTTTTGTTTTTATCCTCTATCCGGGTGGTGCGTTTGGTCTTGATAACTCCTCTTCTGATGCGATGTTGCAAAAACTATGCGGAAGCCCTTATTTTCGAGGCGTCATCGTTTCGCAAAAAATTACCAAGAATTACTTAGTGAAGAAAAAGCTTTGCAACGCTAAAGACATTGGGTATGTCTATGGAGGCTTCGTGCAGTTCAACCCTAAAGATGTGCGTCCAAAGCGATACTACAAGAAAGATAAAAAGACATTTGACATATGTTTCGTGGCGGCGAAGTATACTGATAAAGGAGTAGACAAGGGATATGATGCATTCATCGCAGCGGCAAAAATAATTGCCAAACAGACGAAGGATGTTCGTTTTCATATAATTGGCAACTTTGATAAAAACGATATCGATATATCTGAGTTGGGGTCGAGAATTGTATTCTATGGATATCAAAAAGCAGATTTCTTTCCTGAGTTTTATGCCTCAATGGATGTAATGGTGTCGCCCAATAGGCCATTTAAGCTATACGAAGGAAACTTTGACGGTTTTCCGCTTGGCGTTGATGCCGGATACTGCGGTACAGCTATGTTTGTTTCCGACGAGCTTGGCATGAATAAGCATTTTACGGACGGAAAAGACATAGTCATCATAAAGGTAAGTCCAAAACGCATAGCTAATAAGATAATGAAATACTATAATGATACTGATACGCTTTATGAACTTTCCAAAAGAGGGCAGGCGGCTTCACACAAGTTCTTTTCTATTGAGAAACAGATCAGTGGAAGGCTCAAGTTTTTTAAAGCCGTGTACAAGCGTGAATATGCGAGGGAGTTGGAATGA
- a CDS encoding ABC transporter ATP-binding protein — MDTEPAVIVKDLYKTFRLPHEQHSGLKQRIVNIFNSTRGYELQHVLDDVTFTINKGDFFGIVGRNGSGKSTLLKLLAGIYAPDKGLVQVHGSLTPFIELGVGFNPELTGRENIFMNGALLGFSRKEMEAMYNDIVEFAELVDFMDQKLKNYSSGMQVRLAFSIAIRARGDILLLDEVLAVGDAAFQQKCYNYFEELKAQKKTVIFVSHDMGAVKRFCSKAIYVKQGKIIAEGTPSEIADIYASENIDVPKTDDEKKADAQAALYQVKSKVSQHPENVTLKVDYKTKDPAAEKMYVGISLMKDGVSVAEISTPKDMIITSDSSIEYTLDTRMLNAGTYGINVAMFKWRNRELMAIAKSKNQFVIKGDDITRGGAFRLENTWTIE, encoded by the coding sequence ATGGATACCGAACCAGCTGTTATCGTCAAAGATTTATACAAAACGTTTAGGCTTCCGCACGAGCAGCATAGTGGTCTCAAGCAACGCATCGTGAATATCTTTAATAGTACGCGTGGATACGAACTTCAGCACGTACTCGACGATGTGACGTTTACGATTAATAAAGGTGATTTCTTTGGAATCGTCGGTCGGAACGGAAGTGGAAAGAGTACACTATTGAAGCTGCTTGCTGGTATTTACGCCCCCGACAAAGGCCTGGTGCAAGTACACGGAAGCCTTACGCCGTTCATTGAGCTTGGAGTCGGTTTCAACCCGGAACTGACAGGGCGAGAAAATATCTTTATGAACGGGGCGCTTCTTGGGTTTAGCCGCAAGGAAATGGAAGCGATGTACAATGACATCGTTGAGTTTGCGGAACTTGTTGATTTCATGGATCAAAAACTCAAGAATTACTCTTCAGGAATGCAAGTTCGCTTAGCATTCTCAATTGCGATCAGGGCTCGTGGCGATATTCTTCTGCTTGATGAGGTATTGGCGGTGGGTGACGCTGCATTCCAGCAAAAGTGTTACAATTACTTTGAAGAGCTGAAGGCACAGAAAAAGACGGTTATTTTTGTGTCGCACGACATGGGGGCGGTGAAGCGGTTCTGCTCTAAAGCTATCTACGTAAAGCAAGGCAAGATCATTGCCGAGGGTACGCCGTCGGAAATCGCCGATATCTATGCCTCTGAAAACATCGATGTACCAAAAACGGATGATGAGAAGAAGGCAGATGCTCAAGCGGCACTTTACCAAGTGAAGTCAAAGGTCAGTCAGCACCCAGAGAACGTCACGCTGAAAGTCGATTATAAAACAAAAGATCCAGCCGCCGAAAAAATGTATGTCGGCATATCGTTGATGAAGGACGGCGTCTCGGTGGCAGAAATAAGCACGCCTAAAGACATGATCATTACATCAGATAGCTCTATAGAATATACGCTCGATACAAGAATGCTTAATGCTGGAACATATGGTATCAATGTGGCGATGTTCAAGTGGCGAAATCGTGAACTCATGGCAATTGCCAAAAGCAAGAATCAGTTCGTTATAAAGGGAGACGATATAACAAGGGGTGGTGCCTTTAGGCTAGAAAATACCTGGACAATAGAGTGA
- a CDS encoding glycosyltransferase family 4 protein, translating to MRKKILVISHDKVGPSMAGPGIRYHQIATNLSKKHDVTLAVFNPSYIENIGKTSYKAIDIHVQKFQEEFAKYDAIIALWLSDEMIEFAKANNVVLIFDLYAPVPVEDLVQRVFGKRIGPESDYDYTQMLRNYQHFIRNGDYLLTSNEQQRDFWMGYAFSAGKTTPTQQSKRPIDSYLGICPMGIDLSQLDVPYKPLAEERIKGLKKDDYLILWTGGIWDWFDAVTPIKAINHVVKSGKKNVKLVFLGTKHPNDDVPAMEETEVARKLAKKLGLIDKHVFFLNGWLPYDDRIHYFERADAAIYAHKPSIESRFSHRTRVLDHILTGLPTIATKGDYFSDYIDAHELGISVEPFDDKAMGEAIGALMSSPKLQKKIEANVKKSQPEFTWDYTLKPLNAFIESNFFAPSPRETRVTTSSSEAVMSSKAVRSMKRLVPKKAKNIIKRIITK from the coding sequence ATGCGAAAGAAAATTCTTGTTATATCCCACGATAAAGTAGGCCCTTCGATGGCCGGCCCTGGTATCCGCTATCACCAAATAGCAACTAACCTTTCTAAAAAACATGATGTCACGCTGGCTGTTTTCAATCCAAGCTACATAGAAAACATTGGCAAAACCAGCTACAAGGCGATCGATATTCATGTCCAAAAATTTCAGGAAGAATTTGCCAAATACGACGCTATTATTGCTCTATGGCTCAGCGACGAAATGATCGAGTTTGCCAAGGCAAATAATGTTGTGCTTATCTTTGACCTATACGCACCTGTGCCAGTAGAAGATCTTGTACAGCGAGTCTTTGGTAAGCGCATCGGACCCGAGTCTGACTACGACTACACTCAAATGCTTCGCAACTACCAGCATTTCATTCGAAATGGTGATTACCTGCTCACCTCCAATGAACAGCAGCGCGACTTTTGGATGGGGTATGCATTCTCGGCAGGCAAAACAACGCCAACCCAGCAAAGCAAGCGACCAATTGACAGCTATCTTGGCATCTGTCCGATGGGAATTGATCTTTCTCAGCTGGATGTTCCCTACAAACCTCTCGCCGAAGAGCGCATAAAAGGTTTGAAAAAAGACGATTATCTCATTCTTTGGACGGGTGGTATATGGGATTGGTTTGACGCGGTCACCCCGATCAAAGCGATCAATCATGTTGTGAAATCCGGTAAAAAGAATGTGAAGCTTGTCTTCTTGGGTACGAAACACCCGAACGATGATGTTCCCGCAATGGAAGAAACGGAAGTTGCCAGAAAACTAGCTAAGAAGCTTGGTCTTATTGATAAGCACGTTTTCTTCTTAAACGGCTGGCTTCCCTACGATGACCGTATTCACTACTTCGAACGTGCTGATGCGGCTATTTATGCACATAAACCATCAATCGAGTCACGCTTCTCACACCGCACACGCGTTCTCGACCACATTCTTACCGGTCTTCCTACTATTGCGACAAAAGGCGATTATTTCTCAGACTACATCGATGCTCACGAGCTAGGTATTTCCGTAGAGCCTTTTGATGATAAGGCTATGGGCGAGGCAATTGGCGCACTGATGAGCAGTCCTAAACTGCAAAAAAAGATTGAGGCAAACGTTAAAAAGAGCCAACCGGAGTTCACCTGGGATTACACATTAAAACCCCTGAACGCTTTCATCGAAAGTAACTTCTTCGCACCTAGCCCACGTGAGACTCGCGTTACCACAAGCAGCTCAGAGGCTGTTATGAGCTCGAAAGCCGTTCGCTCAATGAAGCGCCTCGTACCAAAAAAAGCTAAAAATATTATTAAGCGTATAATCACAAAGTAG
- a CDS encoding DegT/DnrJ/EryC1/StrS family aminotransferase, with amino-acid sequence MHKEKINVTKTFLPPAEEYAAHLEGIWSRGWLTNQGPLVRELEKKVGDYLGLPELHFVSNGTVALQLALKALDIEDGEIITTPFSYVATTSAIMWERCKPVYVDIRRDTLCIDADKIEAAITPSTRAILAVHVFGQPCDVDKIAAIAKKHDLKVIYDGAHAFGAVHKGKALLSYGDIATGSFHSTKLFHTVEGGCVITHDKATSDKVELLKRFGHEGDTHHMLGINAKASEFHAAMGLCNLKYIDEIIHKRKSIHELYHKLLRKEIKKIEVQKETQHNYAYYPVIVDSEEQLHKIVGDLNKENIFPRRYFYPSLNKLSYVNSEHGCPVSEDIASRILCLPLYHDLADETVHRVSSIINNAYEI; translated from the coding sequence ATGCATAAGGAAAAAATCAATGTGACGAAGACGTTTCTTCCGCCCGCGGAGGAATATGCGGCTCACTTAGAGGGTATCTGGAGTCGAGGCTGGCTCACTAATCAGGGCCCCCTTGTTCGGGAGCTGGAAAAGAAGGTAGGGGATTATCTTGGCCTCCCCGAGCTTCACTTTGTCAGCAATGGAACGGTCGCGTTACAACTTGCATTGAAGGCGCTTGATATCGAAGACGGAGAAATAATCACCACACCGTTTTCCTATGTTGCTACAACATCAGCCATTATGTGGGAGCGCTGTAAGCCTGTGTATGTTGATATCCGAAGAGATACGCTATGTATTGATGCTGATAAGATCGAGGCCGCGATTACGCCCAGCACCCGTGCAATTTTAGCAGTTCATGTTTTTGGCCAACCCTGCGATGTTGATAAGATCGCCGCCATCGCCAAAAAACACGACTTGAAGGTTATTTATGATGGCGCGCATGCCTTTGGCGCCGTTCATAAGGGAAAGGCTTTGCTAAGTTACGGTGATATCGCAACCGGTAGTTTCCACTCCACTAAGTTGTTTCACACAGTAGAGGGTGGATGCGTCATCACCCACGACAAAGCGACGAGTGATAAAGTGGAGCTGCTGAAGCGCTTTGGTCATGAAGGTGATACGCACCACATGCTCGGTATCAATGCAAAAGCGTCTGAATTTCACGCGGCTATGGGTCTCTGTAACTTGAAGTATATTGACGAGATCATCCACAAAAGAAAGAGTATTCACGAACTTTATCATAAATTGCTTCGAAAAGAGATCAAAAAAATCGAAGTTCAAAAAGAAACACAGCATAATTACGCCTATTATCCGGTTATCGTCGATAGCGAGGAGCAACTTCACAAGATAGTCGGCGATTTAAATAAGGAAAATATTTTTCCTCGTCGCTACTTTTATCCCTCACTTAATAAGCTCTCGTACGTTAATTCTGAACACGGCTGTCCAGTATCTGAAGATATTGCCAGCCGTATCCTTTGCTTACCGCTCTATCACGATCTAGCAGACGAGACGGTACATAGAGTGAGTAGTATCATTAATAATGCGTATGAAATTTAG